From Xiphophorus hellerii strain 12219 chromosome 20, Xiphophorus_hellerii-4.1, whole genome shotgun sequence, the proteins below share one genomic window:
- the park7 gene encoding Parkinson disease protein 7 homolog: MAGKRALVILSKGAEEMETVIPVDIMRRAGIAVTVAGLTGKDPVECSRSVVICPDASLEEASKQGPYDVVLLPGGMPGAKNLAESPAVKEVLKDQDGRKGLIAAICAGPTALLAHGIGYGSTVTTHPGMKEKMMVGDHYKYSEARVQKDGHYITSRGPGTSFEFALTIVEELMGAEVAAQVKAPLMMKD, encoded by the exons atggcaggaaagagagcgTTAGTGATCCTGTCTAAAGGTGCAGAAGAGATGGAAACTGTGATTCCTGTGGACATCATGCGCAGAGCCGGG ATTGCAGTGACGGTTGCGGGTCTGACAGGAAAAGATCCAGTCGAGTGCAGCAGAAGTGTTGTAATCTGTCCTGATGCCAGTCTGGAAGAAGCCAGCAAACAG GGGCCTTATGATGTGGTGCTTCTGCCAGGAGGAATGCCAGGAGCCAAGAATCTGGCAGAG TCTCCTGCTGTGAAGGAGGTGTTAAAGGACCAAGATGGCAGAAAAGGCCTGATTGCAGCCATCTGTGCAG GTCCGACCGCTCTTCTGGCTCATGGCATCGGTTACGGCAGCACAGTCACCACACATCCTGGCATGAAGGAGAAGATGATGGTTggag ATCACTATAAATATTCAGAAGCTCGAGTGCAGAAAGATGGCCATTACATCACCAGCCGTGGGCCAGGAACCAGTTTTGAGTTTGCCCTGACGATCGTAGAGGAACTTATGGGGGCTGAGGTTGCAGCTCAAGTCAAGGCTCCTCTCATGATGAAAGACTGA